The genome window CACCATTTTCAATTGCTGAAACTCATGATCAGCAAACATTATGGGTACAAGGAGGTTTTCCTAATTCATACATGGCAAAAACAGTTCAAGGAAGCTATGCATGGCGTCAAGCATACATTTCAACATTTATGGAGCGTGATATACCAAATTTAGGATTTCATATTCCGGCAGCACAAATGCGCAGATTGTGGATGATGCTTGCGCATAATCATGGCAACATACTAAATTATTCAGAGCTTGGTAGCTCATTAGGTATTTCACATCATACGGTACGTAATTACGTAGAAATTTTAGAAGGTACATTTATGGTGCGTGTTCTAAAGCCATGGTTTGAAAACATTAATAAACGACAAATAAAAACACCAAAAATTTATATACGCGATAGTGGCTTGTTGCATGCGCTTTTAGGTATTCAAAATCAAAACGAGCTTAATGTATATCCTCGGCTTGGTGCCTCATGGGAAGGCTTTGCATTAGAAGAAATCATTTCAGTTAATCATGCACAACAAGAAGAATGTTACTTTTGGGCTATTCAAAGCAGTACAGAACTTGATCTTCTCATTATAAAAAATGGTAAGCGCATTGGTTTTGAAGTTAAACATACTGATGCTCCGACTATAACTAAATCTATGATTACTGCCTTAGAGACTTTGCATTTAGATCATCTATATGTTATTTATCCTCAAAAAACTTCATATCCTTTAGCTGATAAAATTTCTGTTCAAGGTCTTGATAGTCTAAAAAATATATTCTAAAAGCATATTCGCGATGAATTTTACCACGGGATATAATAATGATCTTTTGGGTTGATTGGCCCTGTCGTGTTGAAATAACGCATACAATCTATTCCCAATGTTAATTATTGATAATGCTTATATTCTACAATTAACATTAGTGATTAGTTAGTCAAAGTCAATATAAAAACCATTTCATGTTCTAATAAAATATATATTTTTAAATTTTTATAATTTCGTTCATTAATACTCATGTATCATTATAAAATTGCACGCATAATATCTTTTTGTTTTTTCATTAATACACTGTTGTTACACAGCCTTATTTTACCTATGGAATTGTTTACATTTACGCCAGAACTAGAACAAGAATTTTTACGACATAAAGAAGATGCAAACGTTTTTCTTAATGAATTATTATCATTAAAATTATCAACAGCACAGACCAAATTTAAGGAATTAAAGCTGTTTGCTCAAAAAATGGTTTGGGATAAAATTAATCATCTTAAACATGATCCTGAATTTCCTTTCTTACCATTACAACTTGCTTTTGGATTATTACATTTACCAGAAGAGCTTCAGTACAGATTGATTAGTGAAGATTTTACTGATCAGTATAAAGGAGCATCCAATCTTCCAAAGCTTATAAAAAAAGCAACTATACAAGATTTATTTTTAAATATCACAGAGAAAATAGTTATTTTAAAAGATTATAGGACAGGTGGATGGGATACTTATGAAGGTTATACACTTACTGTGCAGGAAGTACTGC of Candidatus Babeliales bacterium contains these proteins:
- a CDS encoding ATP-binding protein, with amino-acid sequence MLKRTYFLDQIYFQHSIHSVCGLLGPRQVGKTTLAHQYALHYSNVHFIDLENPIDLARLENPMMTLSSLNSDLIIIDEIQRKPELFPILRVLVDEKPRKFLILGSASRDLLQQSSETLAGRIGYIELTPFSIAETHDQQTLWVQGGFPNSYMAKTVQGSYAWRQAYISTFMERDIPNLGFHIPAAQMRRLWMMLAHNHGNILNYSELGSSLGISHHTVRNYVEILEGTFMVRVLKPWFENINKRQIKTPKIYIRDSGLLHALLGIQNQNELNVYPRLGASWEGFALEEIISVNHAQQEECYFWAIQSSTELDLLIIKNGKRIGFEVKHTDAPTITKSMITALETLHLDHLYVIYPQKTSYPLADKISVQGLDSLKNIF